From a single Maylandia zebra isolate NMK-2024a linkage group LG3, Mzebra_GT3a, whole genome shotgun sequence genomic region:
- the LOC143416477 gene encoding uncharacterized protein LOC143416477, producing the protein MAEQKVDEAHGLAHVGRAQMERNLCHWWHPELRGMIREKARMCLICGAHNPKPAVKPEVGFTPYELQTGRQFPAPWTVGSGERDKKGNRSHADYWNELKALVSSFTKQAACKGPTGEGEVPDAKTVWLRVIKRKWKEPRWTGPYEVSARTATAVQLKGKGDTWYHWTQCAAAHEGLVRKDQSQLDAGEIERHNNPSHLCNGPTGSLPGRSKKEEQPRRRSPRQRKGAVPH; encoded by the exons ATGGCAGAACAGAAGGTGGATGAAGCCCACGGACTTGCCCACGTGGGGAGAGCCCAGATGGAAAGAAATTTGTGTCATTGGTGGCATCCTGAGCTGCGAGGAATGATAAGGGAGAAGGCCAGGATGTGCTTAATCTGTGGGGCACACAATCCTAAGCCAGCAGTAAAACCGGAAGTGG GTTTTACACCATACGAGCTGCAAACCGGGAGACAGTTTCCGGCACCTTGGACGGTGGGCTCGGGTGAACGGGACAAAAAGGGGAACCGGTCCCACGCAGACTACTGGAACGAGCTAAAGGCGCTAGTGTCCAGTTTCACGAAACAGGCGGCTTGTAAGGGGCCCACAGGAGAAGGAGAGGTCCCGGACGCGAAAACAGTGTGGCTGAGAGTCATCAAACGAAAGTGGAAGGAGCCCCGCTGGACTGGTCCATATGAGGTATCGGCTCGGACGGCGACAGCGGTCCAACTGAAGGGGAAAGGCGACACCTGGTATCACTGGACGCAGTGCGCAGCTGCGCACGAGGGCTTGGTGAGGAAGGATCAATCTCAACTCGACGCAGGTGAAATTGAGCGGCACAATAATCCCTCACACCTGTGCAACGGACCGACCGGTAGTCTACCCGGAAGGTCAAAGAAAGAGGAGCAGCCAAGGAGGAGATCGCCGCGCCAACGAAAAGGAGCGGTACCACACTGA